From the Cucurbita pepo subsp. pepo cultivar mu-cu-16 chromosome LG05, ASM280686v2, whole genome shotgun sequence genome, one window contains:
- the LOC111795169 gene encoding transcription factor JUNGBRUNNEN 1-like produces MFGEPEIDDYQFPLPGFRFHPTDDELVGFYLRRKVDKKAMGMELIKSVDIYKHDPWDLPNVSNNLGDKEWYLFCKRGRKYKNSIRPNRVTGSGFWKATGIDKAIYSHGGQGNECIGLKKTLVYYKGNAGRGTKTEWMMHEFRLPSRSLNTHAPSIFPTIRNNVQEAEIWTLCRIFKRSVSCAKYAPNWREIAAGNGGSIFGDINNSDDMDDECCDRDSNYISFSPSNYAENKAVATHHWNPLMMNFSAISQQPPSSTTVSYFDGDATDLFGYKDRKKLQFINDPSSSFML; encoded by the exons ATGTTTGGTGAGCCTGAAATCGATGACTATCAGTTCCCCCTTCCAGGGTTTCGATTCCACCCTACCGACGACGAGCTCGTTGGGTTCTATCTCCGACGAAAGGTTGATAAGAAGGCGATGGGGATGGAGCTCATCAAGTCCGTTGATATCTACAAGCATGACCCTTGGGATCTTCCTA ATGTGAGCAATAATTTGGGAGACAAAGAATGGTATTTGTTTTgcaaaagaggaagaaaatacAAGAACAGTATAAGACCAAATAGGGTTACAGGGTCAGGATTCTGGAAGGCCACTGGCATTGACAAAGCAATCTACTCCCATGGAGGACAAGGAAATGAGTGCATTGGCCTCAAGAAAACCCTCGTTTACTACAAGGGAAATGCTGGAAGAGGCACCAAAACTGAGTGGATGATGCATGAATTTCGCCTGCCTTCTCGCTCTCTTAATACTCATGCACCTTCCATCTTCCCAACAATCAGAAACAATGTCCAAGAAGCT GAAATCTGGACGTTGTGTCGAATCTTTAAACGAAGCGTTTCATGTGCAAAATATGCACCAAATTGGAGGGAGATTGCAGCAGGCAATGGTGGTTCCATATTTGGAGATATTAATAATAGCGATGATATGGATGATGAATGTTGTGATAGAGATAGCAATTACATTAGTTTCAGCCCTTCTAATTATGCTGAAAACAAGGCGGTGGCTACTCATCATTGGAACCCATTGATGATGAACTTCAGCGCCATCTCCCAACAGCCTCCTTCTTCTACAACTGTCTCATATTTTGATGGGGATGCCACTGATCTGTTTGGATACAAAGATAGGAAGAAGCTTCAATTCATTAATGATCCTTCATCATCTTTTAtgttgtaa
- the LOC111795170 gene encoding transcription factor JUNGBRUNNEN 1-like, producing the protein MAAATTTTDLDMDDYQFPLPGFRFHPTDEELVDYYLRRKVHNKSVTLELIKQIDIYRYNPRTHQIKDILTYCEFADIGGTSGEKEWYVFVKRGRKYKNSVRPNRVTGAGFWKATGIDKPIYPQGEQGKGCIGLKKTLVFYKGSAGRGVKTEWMMHEFRLPPSNGSNSHNSHNSHNSHNSHLPKTIINGDQEAEIWTLCRIFKRSVTCRRYAPNWKEMMKTKRCSNSVGDECYDEDGRETYISFGCNSFNGFEEKKATKEGAAEVVNQSPASSEFSNFEEDWDELRSIVDFAFDPFFNNPSI; encoded by the exons ATGGCTGCTGCTACTACTACTACGGATCTCGACATGGATGATTACCAATTCCCCCTTCCTGGATTCCGCTTCCATCCCACCGATGAAGAGCTCGTCGATTACTACCTCCGTCGGAAGGTCCACAACAAATCCGTTACCCTCGAACTCATCAAACAGATTGATATTTACCGATACAACCCTCGAACTCatcaaataaaagatattCTGACGTATTGCGAATTTGCAGATATCGGTGGGACGAGCGGAGAGAAAGAGTGGTACGTGTTCGTCAAGAGAGGGAGGAAGTACAAGAACAGCGTGAGACCGAATAGGGTAACGGGGGCGGGGTTTTGGAAGGCGACGGGCATTGACAAGCCAATTTATCCACAAGGAGAACAAGGAAAGGGGTGCATTGGTCTGAAGAAAACCCTAGTTTTTTACAAGGGAAGTGCTGGAAGAGGCGTCAAAACTGAATGGATGATGCATGAGTTTCGTCTTCCTCCAAGCAATGGCTCCAATTCCCACAATTCCCACAATTCCCACAATTCCCACAATTCCCACCTCCCCAAAACCATAATCAATGGTGATCAAGAAGCG GAGATTTGGACGCTATGTCGTATATTCAAACGGAGTGTTACGTGTCGAAGATATGCACCGAATTGGAAAGAAATGATGAAGACCAAAAGATGTAGTAATAGTGTGGGTGATGAATGTTACGATGAAGATGGAAGAGAAACTTATATAAGTTTTGGGTGTAATTCGTTTAATGGgtttgaagagaagaaggcaACAAAAGAAGGAGCAGCTGAAGTGGTAAACCAATCTCCAGCTTCATCGGAGTTCTCCAACTTTGAGGAAGATTGGGATGAACTCAGATCCATTGTGGACTTTGCTTTTGATCCATTTTTCAATAACCCTTCAATTTAG
- the LOC111796088 gene encoding transcription factor JUNGBRUNNEN 1-like, which translates to MATPSQFDMPDDDQLPLPGFRFHPTDEELVDFYLRRKVHNKPLAIELIKQIDIYKYSPWDLPHASNAVGEKEWYFFCKRGRKYKNSGRPNRVTESGFWKATGIDKPIYGHTHHGCIGLKKTLVYYRGSAGKGTKTEWMMNEFRLPSSSSSSSSSSSSSSSSSSSTSTSRHPFGTMIKNSLQEAEIWTLCRIFKRNISTRKAISTHNWREIPAPKSQSMEVMNFRATTNDINIDRCLSDNQESRYIGFASHNSFITFDHVKEVQSSPQIQMVHGGRFMTRFCGPTDQPSSADHNSPTNVSPSSSSFSDFDEDATDLFGYEKWEELKSILESDLDS; encoded by the exons ATGGCCACTCCCTCACAATTCGACATGCCCGACGATGACCAGCTcccccttccgggcttccgcTTCCACCCGACAGACGAAGAGCTCGTTGACTTCTACCTCCGTCGCAAAGTCCACAACAAGCCTCTCGCCATCGAACTCATCAAACAAATCGACATTTACAAATACAGCCCATGGGATCTTCCTC ATGCGAGTAACGCGGTGGGGGAGAAAGAGTGGTACTTTTTCTGCAAACGAGGGAGGAAGTATAAGAACAGTGGGAGGCCAAATAGGGTGACCGAGTCAGGGTTTTGGAAGGCCACTGGAATTGATAAGCCTATTTATGGGCACACCCACCATGGGTGCATTGGGTTGAAGAAGACGCTTGTTTATTACCGTGGAAGCGCCGGTAAAGGCACTAAGACCGAGTGGATGATGAATGAATTTcgtcttccttcttcttcttcttcttcttcttcttcttcttcttcttcttcttcttcttcttcttctacttctaCCTCCCGCCATCCCTTCGGTACAATGATTAAAAACAGCCTCCAAGAAGCT GAAATTTGGACTTTGTGTCGCATATTCAAAAGAAACATCTCCACCAGAAAAGCCATCAGTACGCACAATTGGAGGGAGATTCCAGCGCCCAAAAGTCAATCTATGGAGGTCATGAACTTCAGAGCAACCACCAATGATATCAATATCGACAGATGTTTGAGTGACAACCAAGAAAGTAGATACATCGGATTCGCCTCTCATAATTCCTTCATTACCTTTGATCATGTGAAGGAGGTTCAAAGTTCTCCTCAGATTCAGATGGTGCACGGTGGCCGATTCATGACTCGTTTTTGTGGCCCAACTGATCAGCCATCATCCGCCGATCATAATTCGCCGACGAACGTATCACCGTCGTCGTCGAGCTTCTCGGATTTTGATGAGGATGCCACTGATTTGTTTGGGTACGAAAAATGGGAAGAGCTGAAATCGATTTTGGAGAGTGATCTTGATTCATGA